In one window of Henckelia pumila isolate YLH828 chromosome 1, ASM3356847v2, whole genome shotgun sequence DNA:
- the LOC140889476 gene encoding glutamyl-tRNA reductase 1, chloroplastic-like — MAVSSAFLAAKLENLLISSTATASVAAASTPPVGLLCKPGNPGKHRASLNRRGYSGNLRCEVASDVLGQLDSTNAASSSGLASSLSALEQLKTSAADRYTKEKSSIIVIGLSIHTAPVEMREKLAIPEAEWPRAIGELCNLNHIEEAAVLSTCNRMEIYVLALSKHRGIKEVTEWMSKTSGIPVSEICQHRFLLYDKDATQHIFEVSSGLDSLVLGEGQILAQVKQVVKVGQGVVGFGRNISGLFKHAITVGKRVRTETNIAAGAVSVSSAAVELALMKLPEPSHATARMLVIGAGKMGKLVIKHLVAKGCTKMVVVNRSEERVAAIREEIKDIEIVYRPLTEMMNSAAEADVIFTSTASDIPLFLKEHVVDFPPVGPNVGGSRLFIDISVPRNVGACVNEHEGSRVYNVDDLKEVVAANKEDRLRKAMEAQEIITEESKQFEAWRDSLETVPTIKKLRAYAERIRAAEVEKCLSKMGDEVPKKSQKAIDDLSRGIVNKLLHGPMQHLRCDGSDSRTLSETLENMHALNRMFSLETEISVLEQKIRAKVEQAQK, encoded by the exons ATGGCGGTTTCAAGCGCGTTTTTAGCTGCGAAGCTGGAGAATTTGTTGATCAGTAGTACGGCGACGGCTTCGGTGGCCGCAGCATCCACGCCTCCTGTTGGCTTGCTGTGCAAGCCGGGGAATCCTGGAAAGCATCGAGCTTCTCTGAATAGGAGGGGATATTCGGGGAATTTGAGGTGCGAGGTTGCATCAGACGTCTTGGGTCAACTGGATTCCACCAATGCGGCTTCGTCTTCTGGTCTGGCGTCGAGCCTCTCCGCTCTGGAGCAGCTCAAGACTTCCGCCGCTGACC GATATACGAAAGAAAAGAGCAGCATTATAGTCATTGGTCTCAGCATCCACACGGCGCCTGTTGAAATGCGGGAAAAACTTGCCATCCCTGAAGCAGAGTGGCCTAGAGCTATTGGGGAGCTGTGTAATTTGAATCATATTGAAGAAGCTGCTGTTCTTAGTACATGTAACAGAATGGAAATCTATGTTTTGGCTCTCTCCAAGCACCGGGGAATCAAAGAAGTGACTGAATGGATGTCTAAG ACTAGTGGAATTCCAGTTTCAGAGATCTGCCAGCACCGTTTTTTGCTCTATGACAAAGATGCAACCCAACACATTTTCGAAGTGTCATCAGGGCTAGATTCATTGGTTTTAGGAGAAGGTCAAATCCTAGCACAAGTGAAACAAGTGGTTAAAGTTGGCCAAGGGGTTGTGGGCTTTGGAAGGAATATAAGCGGTCTCTTTAAGCATGCAATCACTGTGGGAAAGAGGGTTAGAACCGAAACCAACATTGCAGCTGGGGCGGTTTCCGTTAGTTCGGCTGCTGTGGAATTGGCTTTAATGAAGCTTCCTGAACCCTCCCACGCCACTGCAAGGATGTTAGTAATTGGAGCAGGAAAGATGGGCAAGCTTGTGATCAAGCACTTGGTAGCCAAAGGCTGCACAAAGATGGTGGTAGTGAACAGAAGCGAAGAAAGAGTTGCTGCCATACGCGAGGAGATTAAAGACATTGAAATAGTATACAGACCCCTCACTGAAATGATGAACAGTGCAGCTGAAGCTGATGTGATTTTTACCAGCACTGCATCTGATATTCCTCTTTTCCTTAAAGAGCATGTTGTCGACTTTCCGCCGGTAGGACCAAATGTGGGTGGTTCGAGACTATTTATTGACATTTCTGTTCCAAGAAATGTTGGCGCGTGTGTCAACGAGCACGAGGGTTCACGAGTGTACAATGTGGATGATCTTAAGGAGGTTGTGGCCGCGAATAAAGAGGATCGGCTACGCAAAGCAATGGAAGCTCAGGAAATCATAACCGAGGAATCAAAACAATTTGAAGCCTGGCGTGATTCACTAGAAACTGTTCCAACTATCAAGAAGTTAAGGGCTTATGCTGAAAGAATAAGAGCTGCCGAGGTTGAAAAATGTTTATCAAAAATGGGCGACGAAGTACCAAAGAAATCACAGAAGGCTATTGATGATCTTAGCAGAGGCATCGTAAACAAGCTGCTACATGGTCCCATGCAGCATCTAAGGTGCGATGGGAGCGACAGCCGCACTTTAAGCGAAACGCTTGAGAACATGCATGCTCTTAATCGAATGTTCAGCCTCGAGACTGAGATATCTGTGTTGGAACAGAAGATTAGAGCTAAGGTAGAGCAAGCTCAGAAGTAA